The genome window GAATTTATCAACCGGGTCGATGAAGTGGTGATCTTCGAGCCTCTGGCGCGGGATCAGATCGCGGGTATCACCGAGATCCAGTTGGGTCGTCTGCGTAGTCGCCTGGCCGAGCGTGAGCTTGACCTGGAGCTGAGCAGCGAGGCGTTGGACAAGCTGATTGCGGTCGGTTACGACCCGGTGTATGGCGCACGGCCACTTAAACGTGCGATCCAGCGCTGGATCGAAAACCCACTGGCACAGTTGATCCTGTCGGGCAGCTTCATGCCAGGCACCCGCGTGACGGCCACGGTGGAAAACGACGAAATCGTCTTCCACTAAGCCCAGCCTGTAGGGTTATTAGAGACGGCCTCGCATTGCGAGGCCTTTTTTTTCGATAGGGCGTTGAACTGTAAGGCAAAGGCTTGTAAAGTGCGCCCCGCAGCAACGTCAGCCCACGGGTTTCTTCTCCCCAAGGAGAAATCAGAAAGAAGCGCAAATCATTGTCTTAAAAGCAATTTAAAGGGTTGACAGGGGGTTTTAAGATTGTAGAATAGCGCGCCTCAGAGACATGAACGTAGCGATACGGACAAGCCGAAGAGAAGGTTACAAAGTAGTAAAAGTTGTAAATTTGAAATATGCAGTTCCGTGATAGCTCAGTCGGTAGAGCAAATGACTGTTAATCATTGGGTCCCAGGTTCGAGTCCTGGTCACGGAGCCAATTTCAAAACCGGGGTATAGCGCAGTCCGGTAGCGCGCCTGCTTTGGGAGCAGGATGTCAGGAGTTCGAATCCCCTTACCCCGACCATTTTTGGGTCGTTAGCTCAGTTGGTAGAGCAGTTGGCTTTTAACCAATTGGTCGTAGGTTCGAATCCCACACGACCCACCATTTTTGAGACCAGTTAGCGCTGGACTCAAATCTTAGAATCAGAGGTTCAAGCTCTGATAGAGGCGGTTTTACGGTTTTGGAAAGTGTTACAGCACTTAGATATCGCCGTAGACATGCAGCCGTCTGAGGCGAACAGTAGTTTCGGTTCGTCATGATGTCAATGTGCATCGGTTCTCCGTTGCGCATTCCGGGGTATAGCGCAGTCCGGTAGCGCGCCTGCTTTGGGAGCAGGATGTCAGGAGTTCGAATCCCCTTACCCCGACCATTTTTCAAGAAAAAAGGCGCCTTTTTGGCGCCTTTTTTGTGCCTTGAGCAAATTCGTACCGTTCGTCTGAAAAAGTCCGGATTTCGACCTGGTGCTTTATTCCGGGCAAGCGAAAGCCTCTGGTTATCCAGAGCTCGCTACTGCGGTGCGGTTTGACCGAGGTGTCGTTCTATGGAGACGCCCGGGAGAACGATGTGCTTCCCATCGATCGCTCAGATTGGGTGCGTTTCCTGAATGTGCCGACACCAAGCCCGCTCGCCATTAGCGTCAATAGTAGACTCTGCTCTACTTGATCTACTGGTGGGTCCACAGAGCATGTCCTTGACTCGCGATGCAGTTGCGCAGATGCGAGCTCGAGAGCCCTCTGTAGCGCGCTTCGGCCAGTCGACTTGGTCGGCCGATCAATACTGACCTCTGTGCTGCTAATTTGTTGTGGGGCTGGCAGCTTCTTGGGCTCTGGTTGAGCGGTTTCCTGTGAATGCACACCTATCTTGGCGGGTAAGGGGGCAGAGGGGGGGCCACTTGGATCAACCCGTCTCACTCGGCTTAGAGCGCCCTGAGCCAGACTCCGCTCATGCAGAACGGCACGCATATGGTCGTAGTCCGCCTCTATGTAATTCATCGTGGTCGCTAGATTCGAATGATTCAGCAGGCTTTTCGTGAGATGAATGTTTCGCTCAGGCTGCTTCATCAAGTCTGTTGCTAATGTGTGCCTGAAGCGGTGAGGAGTCATCCGCACCCGCACTTTATCGGTGAGCTTGCGGTACATCGACTCGACCTGGTCGATGTTCATTTCCTTGCCCTGATAGTGCCGGGAGAATCGGTTGACGTTAAATAGCTGATCGTCAGGTGAAAAACCTATCTTCTCTGCTTCTCCTAGTATTCTGCAAAGGTGCGGCGCGAGCCCCTCCATGATGGGGAGAAAAAACTCTCGGTGGGTTTTTTCTGTTTCGCCGCGCACTAGGATCATTTGACTGTCCCAGTCAATATCCTTGTAGCGTAGGCATAGCAAGGCATTCAAACGAATTCCGGTGTAATAAAACATCTCGAAAACTGCGAGCCAGAACCAGGCAGGTGTTATTGGGCTACGCTCTTGAGTGCAGCGCTCTTGCCCAACAAGAGATGTGAGCCAGTTACGTGCTCGTTGTATGGCTTCTCCATTGATTGTCTTGCTGGCTCGCTTGGGTGGAATTACGCTGGTTTTCCTGAATGGATTTATCGTGGTGTGGGTCGTCAGGCCGTGCTCTATGGCATAGCCCCAAACAGTACGAAGATGATTCGAGTAGGTGTTCCAGCTTCGTTTGGATAATCCGTTCTCAAGAATCTTCTTTCTCCATGTTAGTACTGCACGATGATCAATCTCCTCAATCGGGGTTGTTCGAAAATGCTTGATTAGTGCTTTGGTCGATGCACGATAGATCTTCGCACTAGCATCGCGAAGATCGTGGGCAAATATATACTCCTCTGTTAACTTCAAAGGCGTGATCATTCCGGTGATTCCAATAATTCCGATTTCAGAGACAGGCTGACGTTGTCAAAGGGAGCCTCGGAGAAAATCGTGAGCGGGTCTATAAGTAAGTACCCCTTGAGCTGCTTAGTTTTTCGAGGTCCAACAACGTCGCATGTCCAAATATTAAGGTGTTTCGCAGTTTTTTTATGAAGCTTCAGCTTCTCGAAACTCCGCTGAACCATCTGCCAAGCATTCACCTGCTGTGCTTTAGCCTGCTGTTCAATGTGAGGAAACTCCAGAACATAGCGTTTGAATATTCCAGGCGTTACCAACATCGCGGTCCCCGCCACCGTATGAACTTGTGCTTTAGCGTCATTTATGATGATGCTGCGGGATGCGATGCCATTTTTGAGCCATTCAACAAATTCCCTACCAACCTCAGTGTTATTCCTAGGCATCGGAGCTACTTCTTTAGCAATTGCGAGAGTCGCATCCCCTTCATTCGCGCTGAGTGAAGCCTGAGTATCATCCAATTGAAGGAGGGGGGGGAGTGCCGCTGATGCTTGGTTGTTTTTATTATTTTCTAGTGGCTCATTGATATTACCAAGCAGGGCCAGTAGCTCGTCAAATTCATCCGGGTTGCTCGAAGGAGGTTGCGAGACTTCTAAAGGGGGGGCTTCTGGTGGTGCCAAAGCGGTTGGGATCGCGCTAGATTCAACGTCCGAAGGCAATACTCCCGCTGGTGTTGTCATGTTATTTTTCGGCGGAGAGTTTTCTACCGGATCACCCGCTTCAACTTCTAAAGTGCCTGTATAGGCTGGAGGTCGGTCGTTTGGGGCATTCCAAATCAGCGCAGGGGAGAGCTTGAGCAGGGTGAAGGTATTTCGCCAGCCATGCCCATTGTCGATCGTGGCTTTCCAGATCGCCTTGTCCTGGGCGTTGGTCTGAATAACACCCTGGTCCTGCAGCATGTTGAAGAATGGGGCGTTCGAGCTGGGAACACCTTCAACGCCTTGGGTCAGCAAGTAAGCGCGTAA of Pseudomonas fluorescens contains these proteins:
- a CDS encoding site-specific integrase encodes the protein MTPLKLTEEYIFAHDLRDASAKIYRASTKALIKHFRTTPIEEIDHRAVLTWRKKILENGLSKRSWNTYSNHLRTVWGYAIEHGLTTHTTINPFRKTSVIPPKRASKTINGEAIQRARNWLTSLVGQERCTQERSPITPAWFWLAVFEMFYYTGIRLNALLCLRYKDIDWDSQMILVRGETEKTHREFFLPIMEGLAPHLCRILGEAEKIGFSPDDQLFNVNRFSRHYQGKEMNIDQVESMYRKLTDKVRVRMTPHRFRHTLATDLMKQPERNIHLTKSLLNHSNLATTMNYIEADYDHMRAVLHERSLAQGALSRVRRVDPSGPPSAPLPAKIGVHSQETAQPEPKKLPAPQQISSTEVSIDRPTKSTGRSALQRALELASAQLHRESRTCSVDPPVDQVEQSLLLTLMASGLGVGTFRKRTQSERSMGSTSFSRASP
- the mobH gene encoding MobH family relaxase, producing the protein MFSIFRRKKALPAQGPSPDGFMQPASSQSLLASPRRQKLLENIWQRASLSRTQFAELYKRPLERYAELVQQLPASQNHHHAHPGGMLDHGLEIVAYALKIRQTYLLPIGAPPESQSAQAEAWTVAAAYGALIHDLGKIAVDVHIELEGGKTWHPWHGPINRPYRFRYVKGRNYQLHGAAAALIYAQILTPEILDWLSDFPEVWSQLIFILAGQYEHAGILGEIVVKADQASVAQELGGNPARALSAPKQSLQRQLADSLRYLVRDTFKLNQPDGPSDGWLTQEALWLVSKPIADQLRAYLLTQGVEGVPSSNAPFFNMLQDQGVIQTNAQDKAIWKATIDNGHGWRNTFTLLKLSPALIWNAPNDRPPAYTGTLEVEAGDPVENSPPKNNMTTPAGVLPSDVESSAIPTALAPPEAPPLEVSQPPSSNPDEFDELLALLGNINEPLENNKNNQASAALPPLLQLDDTQASLSANEGDATLAIAKEVAPMPRNNTEVGREFVEWLKNGIASRSIIINDAKAQVHTVAGTAMLVTPGIFKRYVLEFPHIEQQAKAQQVNAWQMVQRSFEKLKLHKKTAKHLNIWTCDVVGPRKTKQLKGYLLIDPLTIFSEAPFDNVSLSLKSELLESPE